Sequence from the Fulvivirga ligni genome:
CGTGAAATAACGCGAGGATATACCAAGCCAAGTTCTAGTATGAACATTAATCAAAAGATGGCTGATTTCAGTGGTACTTTAGATGTAAGAGGTAAAAGGGGAGAAGAAGTGCTCGGGCTGGTAGATAAGTTCATAGATGATGCCTTACTAGCCAATAGCTCGGAGCTTAAAATACTTCACGGTAAAGGAAACGGAATTTTAAAAGACTTAATCAGAAACCACTTGAAAGGCTCTCATATGGTGCAGAGTGTTCAGGATGAACATGTAGAAAGAGGCGGAGCAGGTATAAGTGTGGTGACACTAAAATAAAAAAGGAGCTCATTGAGCTCCTTTTTTATTTATATCTAATTGAAATTAGTTCTTTTCAAATACGAATGTCCAATCACCATTAACATTCGCAGTTTTGGCGTTTCCAGGGAAACCATCACCATTGTAAGTGAATGTTATAGTAAGCACATCGTCAACTATGCCATAAGTCATAGGCTGACTAGACAATGAAATGCTACTAGTAACTGGAGTTCCTAAAGACCATGAACCACTATTTTGGAAAGGAAGAGCTTTATCTCCTTCTGGTCCACCTGTAGTAGAATAAGTGCTTTGAGTAAATGTTATGGTAAAGTCATCATAATCATCTCTTACAGTTCCATCATTTACTGTAGTGGCAGTCCATACGCCAATTAGTTTAGCAGTCTGCTGCTCCTCTTCAGTGGGGCCACCGTCATCACTACCGCATCCTATAGTAGCTAAAAGCATAAAAAGTATTCCTGCCGAAAGTAAAAAGGTTAATTTTTTCATTATCTATTAGTAATTTTTCAGGGTTTTAATTTAGTAATTAATAACGTTTTATCTAAGTAAAGATAGGTAAAGTAACCATTTTGAAAACAAAATTCAATGTTAATTTAATTCGATGGCTTAATCTCAGTAAGGTTTATTACCTCAGGGCAATATTTTTCGTACTCTTCCAGCTGATTGCTGGCTATGATCAAAGTCTTATCTGAACTTGCAATCTTCTCTATTTCTGCATGATACCAATCTATTCCTTGTGCATCTAGATTAGATGTAGGTTCATCAAGCAATACGTAGTCACTCTTGGTATAAAAGGTAAGGGCTAGCTTTAGCCGTTGCTTCATTCCCGAACTAAAATTCTTAATGTATTTATGAGCAGAGTTTGAAAGCCATGCTATTTCCATTATCTCTTTTGGGGAGATGTTATCGGTGATCTTCCTGAATTTAAAATGAAAATCAAGGTGTTCGGCCAGAGTGAAATCTTCAATAAGCTCCATGTAGGGAGTAGCCACTGTGAAATGCTCGAAGACAGAGTCTATAGGAATTTCATTATCCGATTGCTCACTAAAGTAACTTATTTGGCCTTCAGTAAATAAATGATATCCACTAATGATTTTTAAAAGGGTAGACTTACCGCTACCATTGTGTCCGGTAAGTGCATATCCTTTGCCCTGATAAAAGGTATAGTTGAAGTTTCGAAATATCCATTCGTTTTGGTAGCGCTTACCAAGCTTTTCGATGGATATTTTCATATTTTAATAGCTGTAACCTTTCATTACTCCTCTATCTGAGTTTCTGATGAAATTAATAATTTCATCTCTTTCTTTAGAAGGAGGAAGCTCTAATTCTACTAAATCTAATGCTTTAGAGTTATTTAGACCTTTTAGGAATACATATCTGTAGATCTCCTGTATTTCATTGATTTTTTCCGAAGGAAAGTCTCTTCTTCTTAAACCAATAGAGTTAATACCACAGTATGTAAGAGGCTCACGAGCTGCTTTAGTGTAAGGAGGTACATCTTTTCTTACCAAAGAACCACCGCCAATATAAGCATGAGATCCTAATCTTGTGAATTGCTGTACAGCACAAGAGCCACCAAAGATTACAAAGTCATCAATCAAAACATGGCCAGCTAGCTGAGTAGCATTACCAAGTATACAGTTATTTCCAATAATACAGTCATGACCGATGTGAACGTATGCCATGATAAGGCAGTTAGCTCCCACTTCAGTCTTGTATTTATCTATAGTTCCTCTATTGATGGTAGCACACTCTCTAATAGTAGTATTATCACCAATAATAGTAAGCGTCTCCTCACCAGCGAATTTTAAATCCTGTGGTATAGCAGAGATAACGGCTCCAGGGTAAATTTTTACGTTTTTACCAATTCTGGCTCCCTCAAAGATGGTAACGTTAGGGCCTATCCATGAGCCTTCTTCTATTACTACATTTTTATGAATAGTAGAGAAGGGTTCAATTACTACGTTTCGGGCTATTTTAGCCTGAGGATCTATATATGATAACGGTTGGTTCATAAAATTAAATTCAAATAACCAAGTTTTGCAACCTAAGTATGTACCTGAGATGCCTCAGGTACTCATTAAAAATTAACTGTCTTTTCTAACTATGCTGGCGGTCATAGTACCTTCACAAACTAAGGTATTACCTACATAACCTCTTCCAGACATTTTAGCAATACCTCTCTTAATAGGTGCAAGAAGATCACACTTAATAACTAGTGTGTCACCTGGTAATACCATTTTTCTGAATCTAAAGTTCTCGATTCCAAGGAAATAAGTCCAATA
This genomic interval carries:
- a CDS encoding ABC transporter ATP-binding protein, yielding MKISIEKLGKRYQNEWIFRNFNYTFYQGKGYALTGHNGSGKSTLLKIISGYHLFTEGQISYFSEQSDNEIPIDSVFEHFTVATPYMELIEDFTLAEHLDFHFKFRKITDNISPKEIMEIAWLSNSAHKYIKNFSSGMKQRLKLALTFYTKSDYVLLDEPTSNLDAQGIDWYHAEIEKIASSDKTLIIASNQLEEYEKYCPEVINLTEIKPSN
- the lpxA gene encoding acyl-ACP--UDP-N-acetylglucosamine O-acyltransferase — translated: MNQPLSYIDPQAKIARNVVIEPFSTIHKNVVIEEGSWIGPNVTIFEGARIGKNVKIYPGAVISAIPQDLKFAGEETLTIIGDNTTIRECATINRGTIDKYKTEVGANCLIMAYVHIGHDCIIGNNCILGNATQLAGHVLIDDFVIFGGSCAVQQFTRLGSHAYIGGGSLVRKDVPPYTKAAREPLTYCGINSIGLRRRDFPSEKINEIQEIYRYVFLKGLNNSKALDLVELELPPSKERDEIINFIRNSDRGVMKGYSY